From Monomorium pharaonis isolate MP-MQ-018 unplaced genomic scaffold, ASM1337386v2 scaffold_484, whole genome shotgun sequence, one genomic window encodes:
- the LOC105828940 gene encoding uncharacterized protein LOC105828940, whose product MKGITHVVQLSRCHLLLVLFLSGCVNAEIERRTTRQMVEDAPENLAPNLNKDCGKSYSATCLKLDMVSFLDKLSEQENIGILPGVSVIKENSSTNVPASEVVANLARDFPNDVEKRLDAYLIHKVGSYLNSHSISIKLFDPKTFEATRSFNEETLAQLGLGGNQNVETGRKKDKGGHGGLMAGLLMMKGTLGAVGFGALALLAGKALMTGLMALMLSAIIGLKSLTHGGDKKTTYEIVSKPVYSSSHTHSSEEHHGHGYGHSGYGRSLDTVHDSLQQAVLKYGNAHDRRSLLQN is encoded by the exons ATGAAAGGAATTACGCACGTCGTCCAATTGTCACGTTGCCATCTCCTTCTGGTACTTTTTCTTTCGGGATGCGTCAATGCGGAGATTGAGAGACGTACTACAAGGCAAATGGTGGAAGATGCGCCGGAAAATCTGGCACCTAATTTAAACAAAGATTGTGGGAAGTCGTACAGTGCCACGTGCCTTAAATTGGATATGGTATCCTTCCTGGATAAATTATCGGAACAGGAGAACATCGGCATCCTGCCGGGTGTATCTGTGATCAAAGAGAACAGTTCTACCAACGTCCCGGCATCGGAAGTAGTTGCCAATTTGGCGAGGGATTTCCCAAACGATGTTGAGAAAAGACTGGATGCCTATCTGATTCATAAGGTCGGCAGTTACCTTAATAGCCATTCTATCTCCATCAAACTTTTTGATCCGAAGACTTTTGAAGCTACTAGGAGCTTCAATGAAGAGACACTTGCGCAACTTGGTTTGGGAGGAAATCAAAATGTTGAAACAG GACGTAAAAAGGACAAGGGCGGGCATGGCGGATTGATGGCTGGTCTGCTGATGATGAAAGGAACCCTTGGCGCGGTTGGATTCGGTGCACTTGCACTTCTCGCTGGTAAAGCTCTGATGACCGGTCTCATGGCGCTGATGTTATCAGCTATCATCGGGTTGAAATCCTTAACGCACGGCGGTGACAAGAAGACTACGTATGAAATTGTTAGCAAACCGGTGTATTCCAGTTCGCATACGCATAGCTCCGAGGAGCATCACGGACATGGATATGGACACTCTGGATACGGAAGGTCTCTCGATACCGTCCACGACTCTCTCCAGCAGGCCGTATTGAAATACGGCAACGCGCATGATCGTAGATCGCTTTTGCAGAATTAA